The Magnolia sinica isolate HGM2019 chromosome 10, MsV1, whole genome shotgun sequence genome includes a window with the following:
- the LOC131258411 gene encoding rRNA biogenesis protein rrp36-like isoform X1, with the protein MRSSAHSKEGEEASSRPPPHQQVVVSDDDDETQPPLDIGPEDDDDDDDGDEGGDRRTDTSIGGTSGGGGGNGGGYTTAQSQRSVGQFTEEQSFDHATQDEDHGSRPPSRARASEPRYMFERRSKKKAGRAVADALTRSLSSMDISSDQGSSTSVSPYAHGGYHGYGHGSSDVQSRSFTHGYRQPEDSSSSHDPLTGEYSGYPYD; encoded by the coding sequence ATGAGGAGTTCGGCACATTCCaaagagggtgaggaagcatcctcacggccCCCTCCTCATCAGCAAGtcgtagtgagtgatgatgatgatgagactcaacccccactTGACATTGGTCCTGAggacgacgacgacgatgacgACGGTGATGAGGGAGGGGACAGACGCACCGACACTAGTATAGGTGGTActagtgggggtgggggtggcaATGGTGGGGGGTACACGACGGCTCAGAGCCAACGATCCGTTGGCCAGTTCACTGAAGAGCAGagctttgaccatgccactcaggaCGAGGATCATGGATCTCGTCCACCATCCAGGGCGAGAGCATCAGAGCCCAGATATATGTTCGAGCGTCGTTCGAAGAAGAAAGCTGGACGCGCCGTGGCTGATGCTCTCACACGCAGCCtgtcatctatggacataagTTCAGATCAGGGGAGCTCCACCTCTGTCTCACCTTATGCTCATGGGGGATATCACGGGTATGGCCATGGCAGCTCTGACGTTCAGTCACGCTCTTTTACCCATGGGTACAGGCAGCCGGAagatagttcttcgagtcatGACCCTTTGACAGGAGAATATTCGGGGTACCCGTATGACTGA
- the LOC131258411 gene encoding uncharacterized protein LOC131258411 isoform X2 — protein sequence MVVHEAFEQLFPESTAQTDFGNQLLRFRDARGTFSSALAKASTETMMPCEWWAMYGVDTPVLQLLAVRVLAQTVSSSPCERNWSTWSLIHTSKRNRLAYEKLQKLVYCHYNMKLRERQLRVDRDMEENQDPLDLLSIDNMTQIGDDDDDPLYE from the exons ATGGTCGTTCATGAGGCGTTCGAACAATTGTTCCCAGAATCGACAGCGCAAACAGATTTCGGTAACCAG ttgttacggtttagggatgcgaggggtacgttctcatccgcactagcaaaagcatcgactgaaacgatgatgccgt gtgagtggtgggcgatgtaCGGAGTGGACACGCCTGTACTGCAGTTATTGGCAGTCCGTGTTCTCGCACAGACTGTATCCTCTTCACCTtgtgagaggaattggagcacatggtcactcatacacaccagCAAGAGGAACAGACTAGCATATGAGAAGCTGCAAAAGCTCGTTTACTGCcattacaatatgaagttaagagagagaCAGTTGCGGGTAGACCGAGACATGGAGGAAAATCAAGACCCGTTAGACCTGTTGTCTATAGATAACATGACAcagataggtgatgatgatgatgacccactttatgagtag